CTGCATAATTGAAGCTTTGCGTGCCTACAATAATTCCTACCTTGTCCGTGACCATCAGGAGGGACgaatttccttcattgaataagcCCACTGCTAAATACGGTGCCAATTCAATGACTTTTGTTCCGGAGTTCACGTGTTTGAACTAATCACCAAATAGTGAAATTAAAACTTCCAttcacattttgtgtgtggccacaTAAACATCTCTCCAGTAACTCATCCCTTGATAAATCATCATATATTGGAAGAATTTCATTCTGTACGTCGGGGTGCAATGGAGTAGGGTGTGCTTCACGTTCCATTCCAAGGGCTGTTCATTTGTGCCACTCACAAAAGTTGTCTTCTCCCTCCGGGAAATACTCATGTCGAGGATTTTCAGCCGTGGAAGTCGTACGATAGTATGTCGCCATAATTGCTTTTTTGACATCTTGCACACTATCGAGGTGTCACCTACAGTACTCGCATATTGTGTACGCCAGTTAATTTCCCAATAGAACCTGACCTCGAGAAGATTGTGCCTAGCCCGGCACGTGCAGCGTACTTTTTTTACCCACGTCAGAGTCACACTAGCAGCTACAATTCGGCACATGTTGACAATGCCTTTGAATCGGTAGTCCGTAATTAGTGCTGAGCATTTTCACTAATGACTCTGCGAGTTTGCCTTTTCCACCGAGCTTTTTAGTTTTTCGAATGTTTTGGAGCATAGTCCCCATTCTTCTGGACTCGAGCTTGTACCTAATGTGCACTCGATTCTATGCTTGTAAAATCTAAACAAATGCAAATTTTACTTCGAAATTTTGACAGCGTATTCTTGGATAGTTGAGCTAACAATTAGCCCAATAAAAACAAGGTGTTTTTGAACCTTCTAATGTGGTTTCCCACcttgaagatggtttgatgaaccccctgacaggcacttaattgtgaattgtagagtcatcatgtagatgtaaatgcgttATATAATTGTGCACTAATCACTTTTTTGTTGAATAGAAGTTTCTAATTTCACTcccgtccacccccggtagctgagtggtcagcgtgacagactgtcaatcctaagggtccgggttcaatttccggctgggtgcagattttctccactcgtggaccgGGTGTCGTGTCGTCCTAATCGTCACATTTCATCCCCGCCGATGCGcgaatcgccgaagtggcgccgaATCGAAAGACTCGTACTCgatgaacggtctgcccgacggacggccctagtcacacgacatttccatttcgcTCCTTACCCAAACAACTTCGCATTTTCTCCTAGCTAATTTTCTAGTATTTAGTCCACTGTCGAAATGTGCCGAAGTGTTATTGTTAGTGTGACTCCGAAGTGGGTAAAACTCGAAGTCCGTTGCACATGCCGGGCTAGGCAGAATCTTCTTGAGGTCAGATTCTATCGGGAAATTAACTGGCGTACACAATATGCGAGTACTGCTCGTGACGCCTCTACGGTGTATTCGGGTCGAGTTGGGGTACCGTAATTTAGCGTCTCTGCCGCAGCTACCTGCCCCAGCGCTACTGGGCCGTCGCCCTGCCGGTGCACCTGTGCGTCGGGCTGGCACTGTTCGCATTCTTCTTCTACCCCGGACTCGGTCTTGCGATGACGCCCGCCCTCTCGGACCCGCAGACTGTCGGGGACGGGAGAGGCCGCGGAGCGCGGAACACCGCCCCCGCGCCCGGTGCTGTACCCCCGGTGGGAGATCTGCACGTCTCCGAGGTGAGTACCTGCCGCGGGAGACTGTAAATGAAGTGTACGCATTTTACGAGTACGTAGTTTGTGACAGAGCGGGTCTGAAAGGAACGGGAGGACAGAGGAACTTCTCGGGAATAGTCGTCTGTCCTTCACTTCTGGTTAGTCCCGTTTCCACGTCGGTCTCATCCGTTTTCGACCGGTTATTAGTCGCTCTCTCCTGTTCTGCCGTTCTTTGTTCGGTTGCAGTTCCTTTCATTTTTTTACGTTCACACGTTCTCGTACAGTTTCAGACGGTTCTCGAAATTTCGCCTTCAGTTCTGTGTGCACTGATCCGTGTCCGTGACAGGTAAGGTCATTTTGTTTGGCCACACCCTTGGAACTTCCAGCCAAAGTTTAATGTTAAATTTATTGTCTTCTGTGAACTGTCGTTGTAATTTGTATATAACTTATTAATTAATATGCTTCAGAAAttttatattagttaaataatctgacatcacatttacactgaaataattccTCTTCTTGTATTCGTAAATCTAACATTTCCGTCTCTGGAAGTGGAgttactacgagggtaatcccaaaagtaaagtctcctattctttttataagtacatagacctgtttatttcgacAGTGGTTTAcaccttgaacatttagctatttttcaacgtaatcaccatttctgttggtgcatttttgtagacgctgtggcagtttttgtatgcccatgtcgtaccagctcgccgccatgctgttcgggAAGCTATGGactggtgtgattgttgcttggtctcaggtgtaaagtggttttgtcacccatgacaattgagtccagaaagttgtcctgttcggctgcaaggcagtgaagaaatgagCGGGAACCATCAACTTGTTACTGCATGTTGTAATGTAATCAACCGACGGAGATAAAATTTATCTCGTGCAAAAAGTACAATGCCCACAGTAAAGATTTAAGGTAATTTCATTATGTTGccagaaaatgtttaattttttaaattatgaatattttattttatgataaaCAATGGACTtgtttaatatatatattagtttattaatgtcagtaGACCAAAGAATCTAGAATGCAGGAATGTCTGCAACTTCCGGGCGCATGTTGGGTTGCCCGCCACTACTTTGTCAGTATTAGAGGGAGACGGACGTGCTTATGTGACAAGTGCAGTATAACGGATTTAGATTATCAATGTTCATAGTGAAAATAATGTAGTTCCTAACAAAAAGtacgaataaatataatttttatctgaaagtatttcagatgtggtggtgtttttcaaatAAGAAGAAAACCCAGGCAATGCTTGCTGGAATGATTATTTTGCAGACAAAGCTAAGAGAACCCCCGTTGAAAGATGGGATCTGAAGTGTAATCTTTCAGCGGCTACTAAAAAATAACTCTTGCTAAAATTGTGCTGGAACTGGTCATATTATTCTCATTCAAAAACACCTGATGAGTGTGTGGTCCTACCACAATATACCATGTAAGACTCCACAAACAATTAATCAG
This Schistocerca gregaria isolate iqSchGreg1 chromosome 11, iqSchGreg1.2, whole genome shotgun sequence DNA region includes the following protein-coding sequences:
- the LOC126295282 gene encoding phosphatidylinositol N-acetylglucosaminyltransferase subunit P, yielding MPEHTPAPTPARAVYGFVLYLASVTSAALFLLWAYVPPDVASSLGLSYLPQRYWAVALPVHLCVGLALFAFFFYPGLGLAMTPALSDPQTVGDGRGRGARNTAPAPGAVPPVGDLHVSEVCRHLYLGGQSG